The following proteins come from a genomic window of Synechococcus sp. BIOS-E4-1:
- a CDS encoding MFS transporter → MSTSTLPGGSRRRLMVAYGLGDAGTGLAATQLGFYLFPFFTCAAGLPAIIAGSLLMVIKVWDAINDPLIGWMSDHTSSRWGPRIPWMLGAALPLGIALAAMWWVPEGNTLQRTAYYVVMAILLMSAYSSVNLPYAALSTELTTSTAIRTRLNAARFTGSILAGLSGLIVASIVLTDGADGYLRMGRITGTIAALATLACCWGLAPFAKRAQRPSNQAEPVLEQIKRIRSNSRFLMVLGLYLLLWFGLQLMQVVALIWLVQVVRVPPDLSTWILLPFQLSALVGLQLWSLLSNRSGRLVALRWGAGIWIMACLLSTIFPPMQNGGTTGELIPLIGLIMLVGLGASTAYLIPWSLLPDAIDADPTHPAGLYTAWMVFGQKLIIGGSMSVFGALLSLTGYISTEMCDGALSFIEQPQNALLAIRMSMGLIPAILVMLGLMVIRRWPDRGAHLQRA, encoded by the coding sequence ATGAGCACCAGCACCCTTCCAGGGGGATCCCGCCGCCGCCTGATGGTCGCCTACGGACTGGGTGATGCAGGCACGGGACTGGCTGCAACGCAGCTTGGCTTCTACCTGTTTCCGTTCTTCACCTGTGCGGCAGGCCTGCCCGCCATCATCGCCGGCTCATTGCTCATGGTGATCAAGGTCTGGGACGCCATCAACGATCCGTTGATCGGCTGGATGAGCGACCACACCAGCAGCCGCTGGGGTCCACGCATTCCCTGGATGCTCGGAGCCGCTCTTCCCCTTGGCATTGCTCTTGCAGCGATGTGGTGGGTCCCGGAAGGCAACACACTTCAGCGCACCGCCTACTACGTGGTGATGGCAATTCTGCTGATGTCGGCATACAGCAGCGTCAATTTGCCCTATGCGGCACTTTCCACCGAGCTGACCACAAGCACGGCGATTCGCACACGTCTGAACGCAGCCCGCTTCACTGGTTCCATTCTCGCCGGGCTCAGCGGCCTGATCGTGGCCTCCATCGTGTTGACCGACGGCGCCGATGGTTATCTGCGCATGGGACGCATCACAGGCACAATCGCTGCATTAGCGACATTGGCATGCTGCTGGGGCCTTGCACCGTTCGCCAAGCGAGCTCAACGACCGAGCAACCAGGCTGAACCCGTCCTGGAACAGATCAAGAGGATTCGCTCCAATTCACGCTTTCTGATGGTTCTCGGGCTGTACCTCCTGCTCTGGTTCGGTCTGCAGTTGATGCAGGTCGTCGCCCTGATCTGGCTGGTCCAGGTCGTGAGGGTCCCCCCCGACCTTTCCACCTGGATTCTGCTGCCCTTCCAGCTGAGCGCCCTGGTTGGCCTTCAGCTCTGGAGCCTGCTCTCCAACCGCAGCGGCAGGCTTGTGGCGCTGCGATGGGGAGCCGGGATCTGGATCATGGCCTGCCTGCTCTCAACGATCTTTCCGCCAATGCAGAACGGGGGAACGACGGGGGAACTGATTCCCCTGATCGGCCTGATCATGCTGGTGGGCCTTGGAGCGTCTACTGCCTATCTGATCCCCTGGTCACTGCTGCCAGATGCAATTGATGCAGACCCGACCCATCCCGCCGGTCTTTACACCGCCTGGATGGTGTTTGGCCAGAAGCTGATCATCGGGGGCAGCATGAGTGTGTTCGGCGCGCTGCTTTCACTCACCGGGTATATCTCCACTGAAATGTGCGACGGCGCACTCAGTTTCATCGAACAGCCCCAGAATGCTCTTCTCGCCATTCGAATGAGCATGGGTTTGATCCCAGCCATCCTGGTCATGCTTGGCCTGATGGTGATAAGACGCTGGCCCGACCGCGGTGCCCACCTGCAACGCGCATGA
- a CDS encoding glycogen-debranching protein, producing MSAIRRGKPWPLGSSITAQGVNFSVAAPDANRVELLIFPTADASSPEQLIDLNDSKHRSSDYWHVEVEGLTAGCCYGYRVFGPLAPGGHGFRPAKVLLDPCARAITGWSIYRREAATGASPNTHCCLKGLVCERDRFDFEAHPRPRHSWQQTVIYELHVGGFTQRSDSGVAPDRKGSLLGVIDKIPYLKQLGVTTIELLPVQAFDPQDAPPGRDNVWGYSPLSWFAPHQGYVGGDDPMKARDQMRDLVAACHDAGLEVLLDVVYNHTTEGNVDGPTLSWRGFADRTYYHQTDKGDYQDVSGCGNTIAAHQPLSRELILESLRCWALELGVDGFRFDLGIALSRGEGLKPLDKPALFEAMEADPLLSELKLVSEPWDCGGLYRLNDFPARRIGTWNGRFRDAVRSFWKGDDNSTWPMAQRLRSSPDLYDGKPAGLGRSVNLLTAHDGFTLMDLVSFNSKHNLANGEDNRDGENHNNSWNHGVEGPSSDHAITALRRRQQRNMLSTLLLARGVPMLLMGDEVGRSQGGNNNTWCQDTPLSWMIWSEEHCDRELLNFVKRLLTVRSELSALLNPVVAHGEQPQQQRRSSDPDGLWRQWHGVELGKPDWASWSHCLAMSLHRGKQGAVLWAGFNAYFKAMHFDLPKPASPWHRLIDTALPAGEDLPKTLEPWSPSGVPLEARSLVVMIAREYANTLKLQEANF from the coding sequence TTGAGCGCGATCCGACGAGGCAAACCTTGGCCTCTTGGCAGCAGCATCACCGCCCAAGGTGTGAATTTCTCTGTGGCAGCTCCAGACGCCAACCGGGTGGAACTGCTGATTTTCCCTACGGCTGACGCCAGCAGCCCCGAACAGCTGATTGATCTGAACGACAGCAAACACCGCTCCAGTGACTACTGGCATGTAGAGGTGGAGGGCCTGACGGCAGGTTGCTGCTATGGCTACCGGGTGTTCGGTCCGCTCGCGCCTGGGGGCCATGGATTCCGGCCCGCGAAGGTGCTGTTGGACCCCTGTGCCAGAGCGATCACGGGCTGGTCGATCTATCGGCGTGAAGCCGCCACCGGTGCTTCACCCAACACCCATTGTTGCTTGAAGGGACTGGTCTGCGAACGGGATCGCTTCGATTTCGAGGCCCACCCCAGACCTCGGCACAGCTGGCAGCAGACAGTGATTTACGAGCTGCATGTTGGAGGCTTCACTCAACGCAGCGACAGCGGCGTCGCCCCGGATCGAAAGGGCAGCCTGCTGGGAGTGATCGACAAGATCCCCTATCTCAAGCAGTTGGGTGTGACCACGATCGAACTGCTACCCGTGCAGGCCTTCGATCCGCAGGACGCACCCCCTGGGCGCGACAACGTTTGGGGATACAGCCCACTGAGCTGGTTCGCTCCGCATCAGGGCTATGTCGGCGGCGATGACCCGATGAAGGCCAGAGATCAAATGCGTGACCTGGTGGCAGCCTGTCATGACGCGGGCCTGGAGGTGTTGCTCGATGTTGTCTACAACCACACAACCGAAGGCAATGTTGATGGCCCCACCCTGAGCTGGCGTGGATTCGCCGATCGCACTTACTACCACCAAACAGACAAGGGGGACTACCAGGACGTGAGTGGCTGTGGCAACACCATTGCAGCCCACCAGCCACTCAGCCGTGAGCTGATTCTGGAGTCGCTGCGCTGCTGGGCCTTGGAGTTGGGGGTGGATGGCTTTCGCTTTGATCTCGGCATTGCCCTGAGTCGTGGCGAAGGACTGAAGCCGTTGGATAAGCCCGCACTGTTCGAAGCGATGGAGGCCGACCCCCTGCTCAGTGAGCTCAAACTCGTGAGCGAACCCTGGGATTGCGGTGGTCTCTATCGACTCAATGACTTCCCGGCTCGGCGTATCGGGACCTGGAACGGGCGATTTCGCGATGCCGTACGCAGCTTCTGGAAAGGCGACGACAACAGCACTTGGCCCATGGCACAGCGCCTGCGTAGCAGCCCTGATCTCTATGACGGCAAACCAGCGGGCTTGGGCCGCTCCGTGAATCTGCTCACGGCCCACGACGGATTCACACTGATGGATCTGGTGAGCTTCAACAGCAAGCACAACCTCGCCAACGGTGAGGACAACCGCGACGGTGAGAATCACAACAACAGCTGGAACCATGGCGTTGAAGGTCCCAGCAGTGACCATGCCATCACCGCCCTGCGCAGGCGGCAGCAACGCAACATGCTGAGCACATTGCTGCTGGCACGAGGCGTGCCCATGCTGTTGATGGGCGACGAGGTTGGACGCAGTCAGGGAGGCAACAACAACACCTGGTGCCAGGACACCCCGCTCAGCTGGATGATCTGGTCCGAGGAACACTGCGACAGGGAGCTGCTCAACTTCGTGAAGCGACTGCTGACAGTGCGCTCAGAGCTTTCGGCACTGTTGAACCCTGTGGTTGCTCATGGCGAACAGCCACAGCAGCAGCGCCGCAGCAGTGATCCTGATGGCCTGTGGCGCCAGTGGCACGGAGTGGAACTGGGCAAACCCGACTGGGCCAGTTGGTCCCATTGCCTGGCGATGAGCCTGCATCGCGGCAAGCAGGGAGCAGTGCTCTGGGCTGGCTTCAACGCTTACTTCAAGGCCATGCACTTTGATCTGCCGAAGCCGGCTTCTCCCTGGCACCGCTTGATCGACACAGCCCTTCCCGCAGGTGAGGACCTTCCCAAGACACTGGAACCCTGGAGTCCGAGCGGCGTCCCCCTCGAAGCCAGAAGCCTGGTGGTGATGATTGCTCGCGAGTATGCCAACACGCTCAAACTCCAAGAAGCGAACTTCTGA
- a CDS encoding MBL fold metallo-hydrolase, whose amino-acid sequence MTSSLEPGRPPLQIRPDLWLFPPNRDCRGGSSWWLDVDPEPVLIDCPPLTQATLEALQELAHGRCARILLTSREGHGRLRRLQERMQWPVLVQEQEAYLLPGVEQLETFSEETVTLSGLRLLWTPGPTPGHAVVHAPVPVNVLFCGRLLVPVARDQLAPLQHRRTFHWPRQQRSLRQLRRWLPSEACPRLASGAALGALRGGHLAPFNSWYLQSEAAFDTV is encoded by the coding sequence ATGACCTCCTCGCTGGAGCCAGGCCGTCCTCCTCTACAGATCCGGCCTGATCTCTGGCTGTTTCCGCCCAATCGTGACTGTCGTGGAGGCTCGTCCTGGTGGCTCGACGTGGATCCTGAACCCGTTCTGATCGATTGTCCGCCGCTGACCCAAGCCACCTTGGAAGCCTTGCAGGAACTGGCGCATGGCCGATGCGCCCGAATTCTCCTCACCAGCCGTGAGGGGCATGGACGCCTGCGTCGTCTGCAGGAGCGCATGCAATGGCCCGTGCTCGTTCAAGAGCAGGAGGCCTATCTGTTGCCGGGCGTTGAACAGCTCGAAACATTCTCCGAGGAGACTGTCACTCTCTCAGGCCTGCGACTGCTCTGGACGCCTGGACCCACTCCCGGTCATGCCGTTGTGCATGCTCCGGTGCCGGTGAATGTGCTGTTCTGCGGACGTTTGCTCGTGCCGGTGGCTAGGGATCAATTGGCACCTCTGCAGCATCGGCGCACGTTTCATTGGCCCCGACAGCAGCGCAGCCTCCGTCAACTCCGTCGGTGGCTCCCTTCAGAAGCTTGTCCACGACTGGCCTCTGGGGCGGCTCTTGGGGCCCTGCGTGGTGGCCATTTAGCCCCCTTCAACAGCTGGTATCTGCAGTCAGAAGCAGCATTTGACACGGTCTGA
- a CDS encoding HU family DNA-binding protein has product MNKADLVNLVAARTELTKTDVSLVVDAAIETIIDSVVEGKKVSILGFGSFEPRERSARQGLNPKTGEKIKIPAKRVPAFTAGKMFKDRVQG; this is encoded by the coding sequence ATGAACAAAGCTGACCTCGTCAATCTGGTTGCCGCCCGCACCGAGCTCACCAAGACCGATGTGTCTCTGGTGGTGGACGCCGCTATCGAAACCATCATCGATTCCGTTGTGGAGGGCAAGAAGGTCTCCATTCTTGGTTTCGGTTCCTTTGAGCCCCGCGAGCGCTCTGCCCGTCAGGGTCTGAACCCCAAGACCGGTGAAAAGATCAAGATTCCTGCCAAGCGCGTACCTGCCTTCACCGCCGGCAAGATGTTCAAGGACCGCGTTCAGGGCTGA
- the gluQRS gene encoding tRNA glutamyl-Q(34) synthetase GluQRS, with product MNLPDRLQAVFEQGRQRRLKGYRGRFAPTPSGPLHLGNLRTALISWLQARLLGGEWLLRIDDLDTPRIRVGAVESALEDLRWLGLHWDGPVIMQSQRLWLYNACLSALRHDQLLYPCRCSRRQLGAGRRYPGTCREMARGWGLQDGRLPSWRLKVKAADEPLCGDLVLRRADGFIAYHLSTAVDELALGITEVVRGADLAAVCIAQQAVIASLEEPPPSYRHTPLLCDPEGQKLSKREQAAGLAPLRDQQWSSQRVVGWLAGSLGLVDQHCSLSVCELLQEIRARPLALQACFDQSNS from the coding sequence GTGAACCTTCCAGATCGTCTTCAGGCTGTGTTTGAGCAGGGTCGCCAACGGCGTCTGAAGGGTTATCGCGGACGTTTTGCTCCGACTCCTTCGGGTCCTCTGCATCTGGGCAACCTGCGCACGGCTCTGATCTCCTGGCTACAGGCCCGTCTACTAGGAGGTGAATGGTTACTGCGGATTGATGATCTCGATACTCCACGTATCCGGGTCGGCGCGGTCGAGTCCGCCCTCGAAGACCTGCGTTGGCTTGGATTGCACTGGGATGGTCCAGTGATCATGCAGAGCCAGCGCCTCTGGCTCTACAACGCCTGCCTCTCTGCACTTCGGCATGACCAGCTGCTTTATCCCTGCCGATGCAGTCGCCGCCAGCTCGGTGCCGGACGGCGCTACCCAGGAACCTGCAGGGAGATGGCAAGGGGTTGGGGTCTTCAGGATGGACGCCTGCCGTCCTGGAGGCTGAAAGTGAAGGCCGCAGATGAACCGCTCTGTGGTGATTTGGTCCTGCGGCGTGCTGATGGATTCATCGCTTACCACCTTTCAACGGCGGTGGATGAGCTGGCACTGGGCATCACCGAGGTGGTTCGGGGCGCCGATCTGGCGGCTGTGTGCATTGCTCAGCAGGCGGTGATCGCATCGCTGGAGGAGCCACCTCCCAGCTATCGACACACACCGCTGCTTTGCGATCCGGAGGGGCAGAAGCTCTCCAAGCGCGAACAGGCCGCAGGGCTGGCCCCTCTTCGGGATCAGCAGTGGTCGTCGCAGAGAGTGGTGGGCTGGCTGGCTGGTTCACTGGGTCTGGTTGACCAGCACTGCTCTTTATCGGTGTGCGAGTTGCTGCAGGAGATTCGAGCCAGGCCATTGGCGCTGCAGGCTTGTTTCGACCAATCAAATTCTTAA
- a CDS encoding lactate dehydrogenase, translating into MNVAALVTISASLVSAVRAQVRFDDCQPVAGGGITCNTVPYGNTRADMIDGEFGLMDQASPGWAEYNPYEGYDDMLGGNQT; encoded by the coding sequence ATGAATGTTGCGGCTCTGGTCACGATCAGCGCCAGTCTGGTTAGTGCCGTTCGGGCACAGGTGCGTTTCGATGACTGCCAGCCTGTCGCTGGTGGAGGGATCACTTGCAACACAGTGCCTTACGGCAACACCCGAGCCGACATGATTGACGGTGAGTTCGGCCTGATGGATCAGGCCAGCCCTGGATGGGCGGAATACAACCCCTATGAGGGGTACGACGACATGCTGGGAGGTAACCAAACCTGA
- a CDS encoding alpha/beta fold hydrolase: MDNTLTCGPLTGPATVLLAHGAGAGIDTPFMQKMAQGLAQKGWQVIRFEFPYMTQRRISGRKAPPNRADVLLKYYVDQVQSLDANQPLIIGGKSMGGRIASLVADELWSGNRILGCICLGYPFHPLGKPETLRVKHLQNLQTPTLVVQGERDAMGSKEEVKNYALSERLKLAWMPDGDHSFKPRIRSGRREGQNFDLAVEHMHDFLRGLMNLE; encoded by the coding sequence ATGGACAACACACTGACGTGTGGCCCATTAACGGGTCCAGCGACCGTGCTGCTGGCCCATGGGGCCGGCGCCGGCATAGACACGCCTTTCATGCAGAAGATGGCTCAGGGCCTTGCGCAGAAGGGGTGGCAGGTCATCCGCTTCGAATTTCCCTACATGACCCAAAGACGCATCAGTGGCCGCAAAGCACCACCGAACAGAGCCGACGTTCTGTTGAAGTATTACGTCGACCAGGTGCAATCTCTGGATGCCAATCAACCTCTGATCATCGGAGGCAAATCAATGGGGGGGAGAATCGCCAGCCTGGTTGCCGATGAGTTGTGGAGCGGAAACAGGATTCTGGGATGCATCTGTCTCGGCTATCCCTTTCATCCCCTAGGCAAACCAGAGACATTGCGAGTGAAGCATTTACAGAATCTGCAAACCCCCACTCTTGTTGTTCAGGGAGAACGTGATGCGATGGGCAGCAAGGAGGAAGTGAAAAACTATGCGCTCTCAGAGCGATTGAAGCTTGCCTGGATGCCAGATGGTGATCACAGTTTCAAGCCGAGAATACGTTCAGGTCGTCGCGAAGGGCAGAACTTCGATCTGGCTGTGGAACACATGCATGACTTCCTGCGTGGGCTGATGAATCTGGAGTGA
- the psbF gene encoding cytochrome b559 subunit beta, which produces MAPFKRKDGGYPVFTVRTLAVNALGIPTVFFLGALAAMQFIRRATLY; this is translated from the coding sequence TTGGCTCCTTTCAAAAGAAAAGATGGAGGTTATCCTGTATTTACGGTCAGGACTCTGGCAGTCAATGCATTAGGTATTCCAACTGTGTTCTTTTTGGGAGCGCTCGCAGCAATGCAGTTTATCCGTAGAGCAACGCTTTACTGA
- a CDS encoding pentapeptide repeat-containing protein, whose translation MRIASQLFRPFLAIVFCALLMLPSKALAIYPSGGGLPDVGLDRSLQGSDQATEAFKEKYPFYERDEDGKPITKEFVKYDLSNYDLSGLDLRGALFSVATLKRADLEGANLEGSIAYATHFEEANLTNVNFRDSVLTKSFFMATTIDGADFSGAIIDDPQREAMCSRASGVNPVTGVETYDSLDCLSLDMRSAKS comes from the coding sequence ATGCGAATTGCCAGTCAATTATTTCGACCATTCCTTGCGATTGTGTTCTGCGCATTACTGATGCTGCCATCAAAAGCATTGGCGATTTATCCCAGTGGTGGTGGCCTCCCGGATGTCGGTCTTGATCGAAGTCTGCAGGGAAGTGATCAGGCGACAGAGGCTTTTAAAGAAAAATATCCTTTTTACGAACGAGATGAAGACGGAAAACCCATTACCAAGGAATTCGTTAAATATGATTTATCCAATTACGATCTGTCCGGACTCGATCTAAGAGGTGCTTTATTCAGCGTTGCGACTCTCAAGCGCGCTGATCTTGAGGGGGCAAATCTTGAAGGCAGTATCGCCTATGCAACTCACTTCGAAGAAGCAAATCTCACAAATGTGAACTTCAGAGATTCTGTGCTGACCAAGAGCTTCTTTATGGCAACGACCATTGATGGAGCAGACTTCTCTGGGGCCATTATTGATGATCCACAGCGTGAGGCGATGTGTTCAAGAGCTTCTGGTGTTAATCCGGTAACTGGCGTTGAGACTTACGACAGTCTTGATTGTTTGAGTTTGGATATGAGGTCTGCTAAGTCGTAA
- a CDS encoding orotate phosphoribosyltransferase gives MEVEKIANLGACSCAVMMPSQPTQQATRKILESSGTLIENDHFVYASGDNGAGWVAKDLINLRPELAYQLGQLLGKEIKNNGLYPDIVCGPAIGGVICAQYTALAVGSRCVFTERVVNKEGGTINFEIKRGYAEILKNKSVLIVDDIINTGFSVRLTYQAVVQAGGKPLGIAAYVNRGNVGANELG, from the coding sequence TTGGAGGTTGAAAAAATTGCCAATCTGGGAGCATGCTCGTGTGCCGTGATGATGCCTAGCCAACCGACACAACAAGCAACGAGAAAAATTCTGGAGTCAAGCGGAACGCTGATAGAAAACGATCACTTTGTCTATGCCTCGGGCGATAATGGAGCTGGGTGGGTGGCGAAGGATCTCATCAACCTCAGGCCTGAATTAGCCTATCAACTCGGCCAATTACTCGGGAAAGAAATTAAGAATAACGGCCTATATCCTGATATTGTCTGTGGACCTGCAATTGGCGGGGTGATTTGCGCCCAATACACAGCACTGGCAGTTGGCAGTCGCTGTGTATTCACCGAGCGCGTAGTCAACAAAGAAGGGGGAACTATTAACTTTGAAATCAAGCGAGGATACGCGGAGATTCTCAAGAATAAATCTGTTTTAATTGTCGACGATATTATCAACACAGGGTTTTCGGTGCGCCTCACTTATCAAGCCGTCGTTCAAGCAGGAGGAAAACCTCTGGGGATTGCCGCCTACGTGAATCGCGGCAATGTTGGAGCCAACGAATTAGGATGA
- a CDS encoding DUF3104 domain-containing protein, producing the protein MGDEPGLDLRKNKRTSMPIYPPLGPPTSNVIDAASAFLSIRPGQFVIVRELTSATESVDIERNWWLGQVIFCKGWGKHSRLNSLFQVADVDDGAIRWVHPTQVTHVLHGLDGIGQEGWDGFED; encoded by the coding sequence TTGGGCGACGAACCAGGGTTAGACCTGAGGAAGAACAAACGTACTTCCATGCCGATTTACCCTCCCTTGGGACCTCCCACATCAAATGTCATCGATGCCGCTTCAGCTTTCCTGTCGATTCGACCTGGACAGTTCGTCATCGTCAGAGAGCTGACTTCTGCCACCGAAAGTGTTGATATCGAAAGAAACTGGTGGTTAGGGCAAGTGATTTTCTGCAAGGGATGGGGGAAACATTCAAGGCTGAACTCGCTTTTTCAGGTGGCGGACGTTGACGACGGCGCAATACGCTGGGTTCATCCCACCCAGGTGACCCACGTTCTGCATGGACTGGACGGGATTGGACAGGAAGGCTGGGATGGATTCGAGGACTGA
- the psbN gene encoding photosystem II reaction center protein PsbN has translation MIGSLAALVLGTLLYGIYTAFGAGSVQLTDQIEEHARLHKLGIAHSHQGQGRAVARGGHSHASHDAMNS, from the coding sequence ATGATTGGTTCGCTGGCCGCATTGGTTCTGGGGACCCTCTTGTATGGGATTTACACCGCATTTGGTGCTGGCTCTGTGCAGTTGACGGATCAGATTGAAGAGCATGCCAGGTTGCACAAACTAGGCATTGCGCATTCTCATCAAGGCCAGGGTCGCGCTGTCGCCCGTGGCGGACATTCCCATGCGAGCCATGATGCAATGAATTCCTGA
- a CDS encoding AlpA family transcriptional regulator has protein sequence MANDAGAPRFLRLAQVIEMTGVGKTFIYTHMEKGNFPKQIQISARTVVWLEQDIIEWMKEKMHQS, from the coding sequence TTGGCTAATGACGCTGGTGCACCTCGCTTCCTAAGGCTTGCGCAGGTGATTGAGATGACTGGAGTTGGGAAAACATTCATTTACACCCACATGGAAAAGGGTAATTTTCCAAAGCAGATACAAATTAGTGCAAGAACGGTTGTGTGGTTAGAACAGGATATTATCGAATGGATGAAGGAAAAGATGCATCAGAGCTAG
- a CDS encoding DUF1330 domain-containing protein, whose amino-acid sequence MAKGYWLATGRINDPRGFMVYAAAAEAYLQKCGAKMFIRDAHTDVREGNPGHLTVLIEFPTVEAAKAAYEAPEYQDMIRLRTPNSEACFSILEEGDKLAR is encoded by the coding sequence ATGGCGAAAGGCTACTGGCTGGCGACAGGCCGAATCAACGATCCCAGAGGATTCATGGTGTATGCAGCCGCCGCTGAAGCATATCTCCAGAAGTGTGGAGCAAAAATGTTTATCCGGGACGCTCACACTGATGTGAGGGAAGGCAACCCAGGCCATCTCACTGTTCTGATCGAATTTCCGACCGTCGAAGCAGCGAAAGCTGCCTATGAGGCGCCTGAATATCAGGACATGATTCGTCTGAGGACTCCGAACAGCGAAGCCTGTTTCAGCATCCTGGAAGAAGGAGACAAGCTTGCCCGCTAA
- the mscL gene encoding large conductance mechanosensitive channel protein MscL, producing the protein MPKKTTFFSDFKAFINKGNVVDLAVAVIIAGAFGKVVNATVQLIMTNALEPALKEANVQSLAKLPGGEIIVAAIDFVVIAFVCFLVVRAVEKMKRKKETVETSKPDPQVQLTSAITRLTEVMESFNNKS; encoded by the coding sequence ATGCCAAAAAAAACCACATTCTTTTCGGATTTCAAAGCTTTTATCAACAAAGGCAATGTTGTCGACCTGGCAGTTGCCGTCATCATCGCAGGTGCGTTTGGAAAGGTTGTGAACGCAACTGTTCAATTGATCATGACCAATGCACTTGAACCAGCATTGAAAGAAGCGAATGTTCAATCACTAGCTAAATTACCAGGTGGAGAAATCATTGTTGCAGCAATAGACTTTGTTGTTATTGCTTTTGTCTGTTTCCTTGTCGTGAGGGCCGTTGAAAAGATGAAACGCAAAAAAGAAACCGTTGAAACATCAAAACCTGACCCCCAGGTTCAACTGACATCAGCCATCACACGCTTAACAGAAGTGATGGAAAGCTTCAATAACAAGTCCTGA
- a CDS encoding DUF3104 domain-containing protein translates to MPKGNDRPPFVGVKAGDFVLVQSTLNPDPTDTNWWIGWIVGYPDQFKEIHGVTMLTVVDTESGEVRQVNAEQTTRLSLAGMEKGKVVPMVRA, encoded by the coding sequence ATGCCAAAAGGCAATGACCGTCCACCATTTGTCGGGGTGAAGGCTGGAGACTTCGTGCTCGTGCAATCAACACTGAATCCTGATCCGACTGATACAAATTGGTGGATTGGCTGGATTGTTGGATATCCAGATCAGTTCAAAGAAATACATGGCGTCACAATGCTGACTGTGGTTGATACCGAAAGCGGCGAAGTACGACAAGTCAATGCCGAACAGACAACGCGTTTAAGCCTTGCAGGCATGGAAAAAGGCAAAGTTGTTCCAATGGTGCGTGCCTGA
- a CDS encoding Nif11-like leader peptide family natural product precursor, protein MTTTKLPVHEVNLAQDKGHVFTEAIMMKMQAEKRRNLRADRLDNDFSWGEALLSCFGNHHL, encoded by the coding sequence ATGACAACGACAAAGCTTCCGGTACATGAAGTGAATCTTGCCCAGGACAAGGGGCATGTGTTCACCGAAGCCATAATGATGAAAATGCAGGCTGAAAAAAGAAGAAATCTAAGGGCGGATCGTCTTGATAACGACTTCAGCTGGGGCGAAGCTCTGCTGAGCTGTTTCGGTAATCACCATCTCTGA